In Burkholderia lata, the DNA window GCAAGCGACGCAGCAGCACCGGCAGCTGCTTCGAACTAAGTAAGCTTGCTGTAATAACGCAGTCAAGAACACGCAGTCTTGCCGTTCTTACGGCGTTGAAAGGCAGATCACCGCAAGGCGATCTGCCTTTTTCTTTTTTGTGCCCGTGAGCACGCATCGCGTACCATGCGGGTCTTGTTTTCCAGATAGGAGCCTTGCTGTGCAATTCTCCCTGCGCTCGTCGCTCGGCCGCCTTGCGCGCGCCGCCGTGTTTCCCGCCGCGCTCGCCGTCATGGCGTTCGGCATGCAGGCCGCCAGCGCGCAAGTGCCGCCCGGCGCCAAGCAGCCGAGCGAATTCCCGCGCGTGAAGCTGCGCGCCGGCATGTACGTGATCGACGCGGCCGTCGCCGCGAACGACCCCGACCGCGAACAGGGGCTGATGTACCGTTCGCAGCTCGCGCCGAACGAAGGCATGCTGTTCGTGTTCAACGAGAACGCGGTGCACTGCTTCTGGATGAAGAACACGCTGATCCCGCTGTCGATCGCGTTCATTCGCGCGGACGGCACGATCACCGACATCGACGAGATGAAGGCCGAGACGACCGACAACCACTGCCCGCGCAACAACGGCGTCTATGCGCTCGAAATGAGCAAGGGCTGGTTCGCGGCGAAGGGCATCAAGCCCGGCATGAAGCTCGAAGGCCTGCCGCAGGCCCAGTAACGGCCATCGCCGCGGCGTCGCGCCGCGTACCGACCGAAGCCGGCCGCCCGTTGCGCGCCGGCTTTTTTTTCGCCC includes these proteins:
- a CDS encoding DUF192 domain-containing protein; translated protein: MQFSLRSSLGRLARAAVFPAALAVMAFGMQAASAQVPPGAKQPSEFPRVKLRAGMYVIDAAVAANDPDREQGLMYRSQLAPNEGMLFVFNENAVHCFWMKNTLIPLSIAFIRADGTITDIDEMKAETTDNHCPRNNGVYALEMSKGWFAAKGIKPGMKLEGLPQAQ